The sequence ATGACTTCGGGTCTCCTGGTGCCACGGAGCGGACACGCCAGGTAGCCGCGTTCAGACCCGGACCGCAAAGAGTGCCCCGTCCGGTCGGACATGGGCACTCGTCATTCGCCGAATACCGCGCCTACACGTCCCCGAAGTCTCCGGCCTCGACGCCGCCAAGGAACGCCACCCACGCTTCCCGGGTGAACGAGAGTGCCGGACCGGTCGGGTTCTTGCTGTCGCGGGTAGCGACGCGGTCTTCCGCGTGCGCCACCTCGATGCAGTCCTGGTTCTCCGAGCCGCTGTAGGACGACTTGCGCCAGCCCGTGAGAACCGACGCGTCGGGTATACGGCAAGCATTCATTCGGCGCACCCTTTCAGGTAACGATGGATCACGTCGAGAGATTCGTTCTCCGGCAGGGCCTGGGAGCGAGCCACATCGAACCGCTGGACGAGCGCCAGTACCCCGCTCGGGGACTCTACACCGTTGCCTGAAGCGAAGCTTTCGACCAGACCCACAGTGCCGTCCCCCAACGTCAGTAGCGTCAGGCTGCCGCCCATCATCGGATGGAGCCCCTTGGGAAAGGGCAGTACTTGGAGCGTGATGTTCGGACGAGCGGCCATCCGGATCAGATGCTCCAACTGCTGAACCGTGGTCTCCCGGCGCAGGCTGCCGCGCGCCAGCACCGCCTCATCCATGATGGCCCAGTACAGCGGCGGGTTCTCACGCTCGAAGATGGCGGCCCGCCGTTTCCGGGCCTCGGCCCTTGTCTCCGCTTCCGGCACGCGGTCTCCGGCGACGCCGACCGTGAACGACTCCCGTGTGTACGCCTCGATCTGCAGGAGCCCGGGAACGGTGCTGCTCGTGAACACCTGGATGCGTACGGCGTCGCCCTCCTTGGCGACGATCTTCCGGCTGTAGTCGGCGATAAGGCTGTCGTGAGCCATGGCCAACAACTCGACGAACAAGTCGTCGGACCGGAAATAGCTGTCGAACGCCTCCGCGAGCGCTTCCGACGGCAACTGCTCACCGCGCTCGACCCGGCTGATATACGTGTGCGGATACCCTACGACGTTCGCCAACGCACGCTGCGAAAGCCCCGATGCCTCACGCAGGCGGCGGAGACGACGGCCGAGCATGGCTCGTGGGGTGGCCGCACCGTCCTCATCATGAAGTTCCATTGCTCGAACGTACCTTCAATCGGCTGTCCACAAGGGGGATTTGGTGACAGCGAAGCCATGGCACGAGAAAGACCCAGCGGCAATGCTGGAATTACCAGTAGAAGCCGATCTCTAAGGATCCCTCCCCATGGCCCCGGCAGATTCCGCCCCCATGCGCCCCCTTGGAACCTTTCCCCTTCGTGGCGTCGTCCCTTACATCACCGCCTGGTCGTCGGAGACGGAACAGCACGGCACGCTCGTTGTCCGCCGCGGCCGACTCAGCTACGCCGATGAACATCCGCTCGACCGGGACCGGTTCGGCATTCTGTGGCGCCGACTGGGGGTCAGCCCGGGGGTCGGCAAGCCCGAGTACGGAAGGGTGCACGGCCTGCGGCAGCGCCGCACGATGCTCCGCGTGCTGTGCCAGGTCTGCGGCGGCCCCGCCGACAGGACGTGCGACGGCGTGCTGTGGCTCATGGGCCGCGCCGAGTACGAACGCGAGCCGTGGCCCGCCCCGATCGAGTCACCGCACCCGCCGGTGTGCCTGAACTGCACCGTCCAGGCCGTGCGGCTCTGCCCCCACCTGCGCCACCACTACATCGCCGTACGCGCCCGGCGCTTCCACCTCTCCGGCGTCCACGGCGCTCTCCACGTCGCCGGGTTCCCGGAACCAAGGGTCATCGACACGGAAACCCTCGCCCTCGACGACACACGCACCGCCTGGCTGCGCGCCGGCCAACTCATCATGCGGCTCACGGACTACCGCGTCGTCGACCTCCACGCCGACTCGGAACGGGTGGGGCCGGGCAACTGAAAGGGCCGCCCTGGTGGGCGGCCCTGAGGAGATGCGTGGTGCTGGTGGTGCTCGATCGGTGGGCGATACTGGGATCGAACCAGTGACCCCTTCGGTGTGAACGAAGTGCTCTCCCGCTGAGCTAATCGCCCCGACGACGTGAACAATACAGGGCGGGCCGGGGCGGGTTCAAACGGGAAGACGGGCGGCGGAGAGGCGGGCACGCAGGCCGCGGCGGCAGGACCGCATCATGGCGGCGTGGTTGGCGCGGAAGAGCGGGCGGCAGGGCACGGCGAGCAGCCGCATCAGGCGCTTGCGAACCGTGACGTCCTGCTCGAAGAGGAGCCGGGCGGCACCGCCGGGATCGGGTTGGACGGTCCAGCGCACCCAACCGTCGAGGTCCCCGGTCATGGCGACTTCGAGCACGCGGGCGCCGGGGTCGTGGCGGGTGGAGCGGGCGGTGACGACGAGGTCGTACGGCAGCGCGGAGCGGAAGCGCAGCACGCCGCTGGTGTCGCCGGTCTGCCGGACCTCGCGGACCTGGGGCCACCAGTCGGGGTACTGGTCGGGGCGTTCCAGCACGCGGTAGACGGCGTCGGGCCCCGCGTCGAGCCGCCAGGAGCTACGGAATCGGTAGTGGCTCCAGTCCATGGCACCAGTGTGCGCCCGGAGTTGGGGGAACGCGGCACCCCGGGAGCCGGGCACCGTATGCGAGGGGCGCCGCACCCGGGAAGCACCGCACGTCGCGAACAGCACCGCGCCTTGCGAAAGGCGCCGCACTCCGCGAACGGCGCCGAACGCAAAAGGTCCCGGACCGTCTCACGGACGGCCCGGGACCCTTTTCCGGGTGGGCGATACTGGGATCGAACCAGTGACCCCTTCGGTGTGAACGAAGTGCTCTCCCGCTGAGCTAATCGCCCCGGCGCGTGCACAACATTACCGCACCCTGCGGACCGCTTCGGACCACCCCGGGAGCCGCGCGCCGCGCGAGCGCCACCCCCCGGAACGGCGCATCCGACAGCGCACCCCCACGACCGTCACTCTCCGCAGTGACAGCGCCACTTCGATCGACTGGCCAAACCGTCCTGAAACGGCTCCGTCCGGGTCTTCCCGCTAAGCCGGACGAGGTACCAGAAGCCTCACAAACACCTCAGAGGGGTTTACAACGTCGCCGCAGGTGGCATGTCGATTTCGCCGACGTGCGAATCCCCGAGCGCACACTGAGCGAAAGGCCCTGGCGCTTATGAACACCACGGTCAGCTGCGAGCTGCACCTGCGCCTCGTTGTGTCGAGCGAATCCTCACTGCCTGTACCCGCGGGCTTGCGGTACGACACGGCCGATCCGTATGCCGTGCACGCCACCTTCCACACCGGAGCCGAAGAGACGGTCGAATGGGTGTTCGCCCGCGACCTGCTCGCCGAGGGGCTGCACCGCCCCACCGGCACCGGCGACGTCCGAGTCTGGCCGTCCCGCAGCCACGGTCAGGGCGTCGTGTGCATCGCCCTCAGCTCCCCCGAGGGCGAAGCCCTGCTCGAAGCCCCGGCGCGGGCCCTGGAGTCCTTCCTGAAGCGGACGGACGCCGCGGTCCCACCGGGCACCGAGCACCGCCATTTCGATCTGGATACGGAGCTCTCGCACATCCTCGCGGAGAGCTGATCCCCGTATCCCATACCGTCCGCGGCCGTCCTACTCGGGGGGACGCCCGGACCACCGGCCGCGTCGGACCACCACCAGCGGTCCGACGCCGCAGGCAACGGAGCCGCCGCCGTGGGAGCAGACCCCCACGGCGGCGGCTCCCGCGCTAGAGTCACCGGGACTCAGCCGCCAGACACGCCGGCAGGAGCGAATCCCGTGCTCATCAACCACGACACCAGGTGCGCGCTCGACTGCGTGGTGGAACTGGTCAACTCCGCGCCGCAGATCGAGGGCCGTGAGGGCCTAGGCGATGTCGCCCGCCTGCGGGCCTTCGTCGAGCGGCACAAGGTCAGCGACGTCGCCCGCCTCGACCATGAGGACATCGGGGCCGTCCACGCGGTCCGCGCCCGGTTCACCCAGGTGTTCGCCGCCCCCGACGACCCCACCGCCGTCGCC comes from Streptomyces sp. NBC_00448 and encodes:
- a CDS encoding DUF397 domain-containing protein, with the translated sequence MNACRIPDASVLTGWRKSSYSGSENQDCIEVAHAEDRVATRDSKNPTGPALSFTREAWVAFLGGVEAGDFGDV
- a CDS encoding helix-turn-helix domain-containing protein gives rise to the protein MELHDEDGAATPRAMLGRRLRRLREASGLSQRALANVVGYPHTYISRVERGEQLPSEALAEAFDSYFRSDDLFVELLAMAHDSLIADYSRKIVAKEGDAVRIQVFTSSTVPGLLQIEAYTRESFTVGVAGDRVPEAETRAEARKRRAAIFERENPPLYWAIMDEAVLARGSLRRETTVQQLEHLIRMAARPNITLQVLPFPKGLHPMMGGSLTLLTLGDGTVGLVESFASGNGVESPSGVLALVQRFDVARSQALPENESLDVIHRYLKGCAE
- a CDS encoding SRPBCC family protein — encoded protein: MDWSHYRFRSSWRLDAGPDAVYRVLERPDQYPDWWPQVREVRQTGDTSGVLRFRSALPYDLVVTARSTRHDPGARVLEVAMTGDLDGWVRWTVQPDPGGAARLLFEQDVTVRKRLMRLLAVPCRPLFRANHAAMMRSCRRGLRARLSAARLPV
- a CDS encoding SsgA family sporulation/cell division regulator — protein: MNTTVSCELHLRLVVSSESSLPVPAGLRYDTADPYAVHATFHTGAEETVEWVFARDLLAEGLHRPTGTGDVRVWPSRSHGQGVVCIALSSPEGEALLEAPARALESFLKRTDAAVPPGTEHRHFDLDTELSHILAES